aatctgtctCTACTTTCTTCctatataatctgagtgttatggcatttaggaaaacataactttctatatacaatgtatatattgttctgaataaatatcgatatactaatatatatatatatatatatatagttgtttATATAATCATCTAAAATAAATTGTATATGTATGCAAAttatgtctgtataaaatctgcaattatctgactatatctgtataacttgaaatactaaGAAACTATATAAAACTCCacatcaatatcatatactccggccacacatgctttaaaaattcatgTCCTGTATAATATCtagtatacatgcatacatatataaaatttctgataacataagtaaatctcctaacataacatatttcccttacttgtttcctactaaaaatcctctactataacgggtccaacacccacaaggttctccactcaacaccctgaaaactatAGATTTCAtgacaaaacattactatttctacgtctattacatttctcacAACTGCTAGAAacccaaattccaaataaaagatCTAATCCTGGATttgagatgaattccaacttcgttccacttatgatccgctccagtagacttgaaaagaactccgccaggaacgtcgtggtagcctcaaatcatcgatccggcgcctgacgaggccaaaatcgaaaagagaagagggaggagtcgtaggggtagagagagagagagagactgcggcAAATTTCTActattaaaatcagtttagggctatttatattgcgggattcgtcgacgagccacgtcaccttgtcgacgagtctttcaataatttcgtcgacaaatttcatccttcgtcgatgaatttcagtctgtcccaaaaactcttcttggtatcttctcgtcgacgaggcgtagctttgtcgacgaggtccccttatgcactcgtcgacgaagcctgctgcctccttccgtttctatttccatttccctccctctttaatatttaaatatcattatttttcgggtcgttacaatgtgtgtgtgtgtgtgtgtgtctatgaTTGTATGTGTGCGCAAgcatgtgtatatgtgtgtgtctatatatatataagatcaagATGTTGACCTGGCCATATGTGTTTTAAGTATGGAGAGTGATATACGTTACCTAGGTTGAACTCTAATGGTTGGTTTCGCTAAGAAGCCGTATTGCACAAAACTCCTTGATCTTCATGAAGACCAAGAAGTATGACAAAGAATTGGGAAATGCTCCATGTGCAAGACAAAAGAAAGGTTAAATATATTCACTTCTTTTTTTAGATAACTAAAAGCAATTTGCATTTGATTTTACTATTTActtttttgaaaatttgtcagcctcttgaaaaatcaattttgaaagtGTTTCGAATATACAAATGGTGAAATCAAACATGGGCCTTACCTACATCCTGTGTCTAAGATACTatcgagattttttttttaatgtcggGAAGGCTAATGCTAGCCTTTATTATACTATAGGGTACTTAATTTTGTCCTCTGATGGAACTCAATCTTCTTCTTTAATAAATTCTTGTTAACATTATGATGGTGTCTTAGAATGTTGAAATATTGTAAAATACACAAAAGTCGATGCAACAATTGTTAAAACACAATGACATAATGAAAGGAAAATTGGGGAACCAACAATGGAAAATCAAACCAGTAGAAATCTATaatccctaaaattttcaactcGTACAAACTCTTCCTCAAGTAAAATCTACCTTCATAAATTACATATAATTCTTACTCCCTTCTCTTCATTTTTCATTCTACTAGTTTACAATAGATTGAAGAGATTCaattgaaatgaaaaaaaaaaaaaaaaagtatatgtgCTTTGTTAATGTCGACATCGAGCGGCATtcagatgagagagagagagagagagagagagagagagagagagagagagagagagagagagagagatagagagagagatgaaCCATGCACAAAAAAAATAATGTACCGTCAagtatatttgtataaaatttcatatatacaaagCAAACGAGCACTTTTTAGAAAATGTTTGGAAGTTGGCAGGAAAAGAAGCCTGAAACAAAAGAAAGACAAAGTCATTTTGTTATGTATATGTACAACTTGGGAGGGAAGTTTAAATTTTAAGTACAAAGCAAATGTGCACAGCAAAATCGAAGTAAAAAATGAGCACTAGCTTGTTAGTATACCATATGATTTTGAATAACTTTCATACTCTCGTAAGCTTCCGTAATTAAACTAAACTCTTTATAGTCAACATTTATGTCACAATCCAAGGCAATCTGCAAAGATAGGGGGGAAATATGGGAAAAAAAGTCAACagaaatttcaaaagaaaacaaagatGAGGGATTAGAGATTTTTGAGTGATCGATgtttttcttaaatttatttttaaaattttttttataatgaagAGATTCAATCATAAGATGATGGCCCATCTTTAAAACACCTATTGCAATAATTCTATGCACATGACTGAAATGTTTATTTAAACGCAAGCTTGATCTTGCAAGAAATCAAGTCCAAATAAACAAGTTGGTTCTACCACTTAATGTATTTTTTACCATTCCATTAAAACTCTTGACAataaatattatttgtaattataGAATTATCAAAATATAaagatatgatagttttcagagAAAAAATGTATTGTTATTTCGAATAACAAAGCAAAGATCTTTACCAATTGATAACACAAAATATAATAGATATTCCTTACACATCCAATTTGGTTGGCTCAAATGGTAAGGGCGACTTGTGCGACTTTGGTGACCTTAAGGTTACGGGTTCGATTCTCCCTTGGGAGTTTATCCTATGAATTACCAGAGGTGTGTCAATAGGCGGGCGACTTACACCCCCTCGGATTTGATGTCCCaacatagtgtccaaagtggcgcgATGGTGGTTCGAGCCCTtgggttataaaaaaaaaaaaaaaaaatagatatccCTTACGCATATTACATAGAATTAAACCAACTACTAATCTTATCctatcatatatatgtatatatatatggaattACACCAACTTTTGCgtgccatattatttttttttcttgaattattaatctctctataatttttattctatttttttactACTTCATTTTACACATTTGAACATTTTGCAAACTAAAGTAACCTTGATTTACCACATCTCCCATGAGCCAAATGATTGAAATACAAACCTTTATCTTTGGGAGGGTGATCCGGAATACTCGAACATGAACGGTAATATCACCCAAAACTCTAATCTGATCATTGCTTCTCCTTGAATGGCCATGCAACAAATCAACCCCGCTGAGGAGTTGGCTAGCATTCACGCACTGCATCAAAACCCTAGCCTGCACGCTGACATTGGCGCTGTGAGCAGGCTGGTAGAACCCCGGCACTCGGATCACACCCATAGGAAACCCTCCGTACAAAATCATCAGCCTCGTTGGCCTATACTTGATCCCAACCTTGTTTGGATTCTCTGCATTCAAGCTCAGAGAAACAACAGACGAAACATAAAGCGTCGAACCAGAATCGTAGGCCTCGAGCTCGTACGAATCCACCATTAGCTTCTGCAGGGAGAAGAGGGG
This region of Malania oleifera isolate guangnan ecotype guangnan chromosome 10, ASM2987363v1, whole genome shotgun sequence genomic DNA includes:
- the LOC131166556 gene encoding uncharacterized protein LOC131166556, which gives rise to MDASPQPHFIPHYYFFRQQLICPSAFSFKSCCCFLLVILLFALTVVGAAALAVIFILKPREPLFSLQKLMVDSYELEAYDSGSTLYVSSVVSLSLNAENPNKVGIKYRPTRLMILYGGFPMGVIRVPGFYQPAHSANVSVQARVLMQCVNASQLLSGVDLLHGHSRRSNDQIRVLGDITVHVRVFRITLPKIKIALDCDINVDYKEFSLITEAYESMKVIQNHMASFPANFQTFSKKCSFALYI